The DNA sequence AACACCTCATCTTGTTGTTTATCCTTCAAATACTTCACATTTCTCATCACCTAAGTTAAACAATTAGCcaaattagaatttaaaaacaGGTTACATAAATAGTTTAGTTTATCATCAAATCAAACCTTAGGAGAGAGGAAGATGTCAGCAGCCCCAAGTTCATAAACCACTCCAATTATTGCGATCTCCCCTTCACTGCTAGAGTGAACCATATGCATTTCTAGAGGATATCTGTAACCATATGTTCagatttcttatatataaatatatatatatatatataaagaaatttaaatGAGATAGAAATGTAGAAGAAAGAAAGTATTAAAGAAAACTTCTGAATggaaagaaatatattaaagtTTAGCACCTTTGGCCATTGAAGGTATGCTCAGAAGGTGAGTGCCAGTGACATTGTTGAAGCATAAACTTCTTGCCTTCAATCAAGAGATGTCCTGCAGTACCATTCATCCATTGAAGCTGCATGAAAACAATCAGTAATTGAAATGACTTCTTAATTCTAAAGAGATATAAAGATCTAaagatatatttttacaataactTCATAGCCATTGTTCTTCATTGTTGCATCACTACTGCCATAACTTGTGATCAGGCTTCCATTTCTCTTCTCAATCTGCATAAGTTTATGGTTCACATCAACAGGAGATTGCTCACTTCCTTCTCTGCATGTTTTCCATTCTTCATTCCCTCCTGAAgctattttaaaagaaatggaaatataaATTGCAAACACTAGATAAAGATGAGTTTGAATTAATTTAGTTTGCTAATAAGAAT is a window from the Dioscorea cayenensis subsp. rotundata cultivar TDr96_F1 chromosome 2, TDr96_F1_v2_PseudoChromosome.rev07_lg8_w22 25.fasta, whole genome shotgun sequence genome containing:
- the LOC120272223 gene encoding alpha carbonic anhydrase 7-like; this translates as MPFPTYMNTQLTEPNVQWMMINFSTLFFFIFFLVLQVASGGNEEWKTCREGSEQSPVDVNHKLMQIEKRNGSLITSYGSSDATMKNNGYEVILQWMNGTAGHLLIEGKKFMLQQCHWHSPSEHTFNGQRYPLEMHMVHSSSEGEIAIIGVVYELGAADIFLSPKVMRNVKYLKDKQQDEVLMGSMLPPLIERTTPYYRYLGSLTTPPCSEGVVWSLVHDVQTVSLEQVKLIRAAINNINNARKIQPINGRSIYLYEPEMDEEHRDFK